GGAAAATCCGGGAAGATTTAGGAGTGGACCTGAAAGACGTGCCAGGGGCAGGGGCCGCCGGAGGTCTGGGGATGGGACTTCTGGCCTTCACAGGAGCTCAGCTGAAGACCGGTGTGGAGGCTGTGCTCGATACAGTAAACTTTGATAGTAAACTTCAAAAAGTGGATATTGTCATTACGGGTGAAGGGCGCATCGACGGTCAGTCAGTTTATGGCAAGGTGCCCATGGGTGTTGCCAGACGAGCCATACAGTATGGGAAACCCACCCTGGCTATCGTCGGTTCCATCGGTGCCGGGTCTGAAGCCCTTTATGAACATGGCATAAGTTCTATCCTTACTATTGTTAATGGTCCCATGACCTTGGAGGAATCTATGGAAAGGGCCTTTGATTTGACAGCGGATGCTGCGGAGCGAGGATTCCGCATCTTAAAAATGGCCTATTCCGACAAAAGATGATGAATCTTTTTGTAGCTTAGAAATAGTTCGATTTTCAGAAAACCAACATATATTAATGGTGTAGCGGTACATTGTTAATGAAGGGGCAGAACCTTCAACTTAAATCGTTAACTAATTTAAAATTAATTTATTAAAAGAATCATGGAAATCAAACCATTTTATTAATATAATGTGGTAAAATATTTACAGTATAAACTTAGCATTCAAATTGCTCTTAAATGAAGGGTGAGGAGTCAGTGCAATTACAGAGTATTGAAAAGAGGGTATCTTCCGGTCATAGCCCTTCGTGTGCAGAGATTTTGCTGACTACCATTCAAGAGATGAATCGTGAGGAGAATCTCTTGAAAGCATTAAATCTCTTTACTCAGCGAAGCCTGGTGTTGTTTGACTGTGATGTAGCTGCAATCTACCTTTTTGAGCAAGGGAAATACAAGCCTTTCTCTGTCAGCTTTCGTGATGATAAGGACAGGGAAACACTGATGTTAAGGGAATTTCCTCAGGATTTCCGGGAAATTTGTACTGAAGTCGTCGAAACGGACGAGGAATGGGTTTTGGCATTAAGCCATTTTAACAAAACCTTAGGTGCTTATGTTCTCAAAGGCAAGCGATCTCATGCCAGGGATGAGGGCTTAGCGGTCTTTGTAAAGCAAGTCATTTCGATTATATCTTCCTTTATTTTCGAGAGAATATTGAAAATCGACTCTCTGGGCAGGGAACAAGCCTTAACCTTATTATTGCGGGGAACGGAGATTCTTGTTCGTGCTGACTCTGAGGAGCAGCTTTTATCGGAAGCCGGAGAAATGGCCATGGAAATTCTGTTTTTGCCCGGGGGATTTTTTCTCCTGGAGGGGGCCGGAGGGACCTGGGAAATCCGTTCACCCTTTGGTCGGTTGAAACAGGAGATGGAGTGGGATTGGCGAACTTGGGTCAGGCAATATATCTCTAAGGAAGAATGTTGTCTGAGAAGTGCTAAGGTTCACTTTTTTGATATTGAAAATAATCCTTTTAAGTGGGAGCGTGTGTGGATACATCCTCTCCAGACCCATAGCGGGGTGGTCGGTGAGCTGTGGCTGATGAATGCCGGTAAGTACCTTAATGATCAGGAGCAGGAGATACTGACGGCCTTTATCCGGGTGGTTGGGGTTGCTTTAGAGACCATTCGCCAGCGTGAGGAACTGGCCCGCTTGGCCAATACGGATCGCTTGACAGGAATACTGAATCGCCAAGGGTTCGAGCAGCGTGTTCGTGAAGAAATAGCCAGCACCTTAAGAAGAGACTCACGTTTTTTGTTCCTGGTTCTTGATTTGGATCGATTTAAACAGCTCAATGATACTCTGGGCCACCCCATGGGTGATCGGGCGCTGAAAGAAATTGCTCAGAACTTGCGCTGCGCAGTACGGGAGCAGGATATTGTGGCCCGGACCGGTGGTGATGAATTTACAGTGGTGCTGACGGATATCGCCCTGAATGAAGAGTCCCTGACTGTGATTGAACGGATGAGAAAGAGTATGCATCTGGAAGTATATAATTTAGGAGTCAGTATTGGAGTCGCAGAATTTCCGACGGAAGGCCGTACCTATGATGAATTGTACCGTTTAGCAGACCAAAGGCTTTATAGAGGTAAGAATTCAGGGAAAGGAAATATCATAGCGGACTAACCCTCCAAACGGGGGGGTCTTTTATTTGATAGGGATTTTGTGGTATCCTGAAACAGGCAAAAGAAACGTTGTATCTTCCTCACAGAGGATAACTATGGCAGAGGGTGTGACATGAATGAAGAAATATTTACGCACAATTTTGGAATGGGGAATTTTGATTGTAGTCGCCTGGGTTTTGTCTTTTGGCATCAGGACCTATCTTATTGACACCCGTATCGTCCCGACCGGTTCCATGCTCCCCACTATCCAACTTCAGGATCGCTTAATCTTTGATAAGGTGTTTTACAAAAATAAACCCCTCCAGCGTGGGGATATCATCATGTTTACCGCCCCGGAGGGTTCGGGAGAGCATGATGATTTGGTGAAGCGGATTATCGGTTTGCCTGGGGACACTTTAGAGGTCCGGGAAGGCAAGGTCTGGATCAATGGTGAAGCCATCGAGGAACCTTATCTGAAAGAGGCTCCTGAATATGAATATGGACCTATCCAGGTTCCTGAGGAAGCGTATATTGTGTTTGGGGATAATCGCAACAACAGCAAGGACAGCCATGTCTGGGGTTTTGTTCCGAAGGGGAATGTGGAAGGCAAAGTCCTGCTGCGTTATTGGCCTCTGGAACGCTGGGGCTCCCTTAAGTAAGGAATACTAATTCAGGTAGGATTACCCATAAATTTAATCGTGGAAAGGAGAAGCCAATGAAATACGCCAAGTGGATGAAGAATGTAGGGGAAGGATTTATCGGGGAAATGCTCAGAGCAGCCCAAAATCCCGAGATGATATCTTTTGCCGGAGGATTGCCTGCTCTGGATCTTTTTCCTACCCAGGATTTACAGGCCGCCTTTCAAAAGGTTTTTGAAGAACAGGGGAATGCGGCCCTGCAATACGCTCAGACCGCGGGATATCCGGAGTTAAGGTCATGGGTTGCTTCTCAGCACCAACGCAGCCAGAGGCCGGCCCGAACTGCCGAGGTTATCATCACTACCGGAAGTCAGCAGGGATTGAGCTTATTGGCCCAAACTTTTTTGGATCCGGGAGATACGGTATTCTTGGAGACGCCCACCTATTTGGGGGCTATTCAGGCTTTCGAAGGATTTCGGGCTGATTTTCAGATGATTCCCTGCGATGAAGAGGGGATTCTTCCTGATGAGCTGGAGAAAGCTTTGGCCTTCGCCACCCCTAAATTTCTTTACTTAATACCTAATTATCAAAACCCTTCAGGGAGAGTCATGGGGCTGGAGCGGAGAATAGAACTCCTTAAAGTGTCCCAGAAATACGGCCTGCTGCTTGTCGAGGATAATCCCTATGGAGAATTGCGTTACGAAGGAGAGCCCATCCCTCATCTGGCGGAGTTGGGGGAAAATGTCATTTATCTGGGGACCTTTTCCAAGGTTTTGGCGCCGGGGTTGCGAATCGGCTATGTGCTTGCCGATGAAGATATTATTAGGCATCTGGAGCAGACCAAGGAAGGTGTGGATCTTCATAGCAATAACCTGACTCAGAGAGCCATCTATGAATATTTGCAAAAGGATCTTTTGCCGGATCATATCCTGAAGCTGCGGGAAGTCTACAATGTTCGCCGTAAGGCCATGGTGGAGTCCCTCCAGACCTATCTGGGCGATAGGGTGGAGATGAAGGTACCGGCGGGGGGTCTGTTCCTCTGGGCCAAACTTATGGGCGTGAACAACAGCTTTGACTATGTGCAGGATATGATTCGTCAAAATGTTCTTTATGTTCCCGGGGCAGTTTTCTACGCCGATGGCCGGGTGTCCAATGAAATGCGTCTTAACTATTCCTGTTCCACACCGGAGATTATCGAAGAAGGAATGATGCGCTTAGCCCGGGGGCTGAATCAATAGGGCTGCAAGAGGCCGTTGCACGATGAACTTTACAGTTCCTTCTGCAACGGCCTCTTTGTCGGCAGCTCAGGTTGTCTGCTGTCCGGCTGCCCGGTTCCTTGGCTCCCTGGGCGGCATTGCTGAAATTCGTAAGCGATTCCGAATTTCAGGGGTAAAGCAATGGGAAGGCCCCTAAAAGAAAGAGCAGTTCGGAGAGTTCAATGCTGGCACCATAGAGATCCCCGGTTAACCCTCCGAGGAGGCGGGAGACTTTGCGGGTGAACAAGAGGATGAAGAGGATGGCCAGAATAAAGCCGGTCATCCCCGGCCAGTGCAACACCCAATAGGTGAGGAAAAGGAGCAGCAGTCCCTCCCCCAGGAATAGCCACCGGGTTTGGCGGGAGGTTTCATGAAATCCCTGGCCAAAGCCCTGGGCCCGGGCATAGGGGAAATAATGGACCCCAATCAGAAAAATCCAGCGGGACAGGATGGGCATGAAGAGAACCAGGTAAGGAACCAAAGGGGAAGAGAGGGTAAGGAGCCCGGCCAAAAGACTGAATTTGAGCAGCAGGTAAACCATGGCACTCACGGCACCGAAAGCTCCCACATGGCTGTCTTTCATAATCTCCAGCATGCGTTCAGGTGTCCGCGCTGAAAGCAATCCATCCATACTATCCATCAAGCCATCAAGGTGAATTCCCCCGGTGAGAATAAGTTCCAGGGTGAGCAGCAAGGCAGCCGTAACCAGGGGCGGGTAGTGAGGAAGGAGCAGGGTTAAGGCCAGCCATAAGGCTCCTCCCAGAATTAAGCCCACTAAAGGATAATAATGCTGACTTTGGGTGAACTCTTCCGAGGTCACCTGCTCCGGCTGAGGGAGTGGTATTCGGGTCAGAAAGGTCAGGGCGATCCATAATTTGCGCATGCTAGGCATCCTCTCGCCGCAAGGAATCCAGCAAGGCCTGACCGGCAGCTTTGATCTCCGTCGGATAGCCGGCGACCACGGAATAGACATGGCGGGCGCTCTGCCCCAGGATCTGGTTGGCCCTGCCGGCCAGATCCCGATAGAACCTGGAAAGGGGATTATCCGGGACGATACCGTCTCCCACCTCATTGGTGACCATAATCACCTGAGGGCCGATA
This genomic window from Desulfitobacterium chlororespirans DSM 11544 contains:
- a CDS encoding diguanylate cyclase; the protein is MKGEESVQLQSIEKRVSSGHSPSCAEILLTTIQEMNREENLLKALNLFTQRSLVLFDCDVAAIYLFEQGKYKPFSVSFRDDKDRETLMLREFPQDFREICTEVVETDEEWVLALSHFNKTLGAYVLKGKRSHARDEGLAVFVKQVISIISSFIFERILKIDSLGREQALTLLLRGTEILVRADSEEQLLSEAGEMAMEILFLPGGFFLLEGAGGTWEIRSPFGRLKQEMEWDWRTWVRQYISKEECCLRSAKVHFFDIENNPFKWERVWIHPLQTHSGVVGELWLMNAGKYLNDQEQEILTAFIRVVGVALETIRQREELARLANTDRLTGILNRQGFEQRVREEIASTLRRDSRFLFLVLDLDRFKQLNDTLGHPMGDRALKEIAQNLRCAVREQDIVARTGGDEFTVVLTDIALNEESLTVIERMRKSMHLEVYNLGVSIGVAEFPTEGRTYDELYRLADQRLYRGKNSGKGNIIAD
- the lepB gene encoding signal peptidase I codes for the protein MKKYLRTILEWGILIVVAWVLSFGIRTYLIDTRIVPTGSMLPTIQLQDRLIFDKVFYKNKPLQRGDIIMFTAPEGSGEHDDLVKRIIGLPGDTLEVREGKVWINGEAIEEPYLKEAPEYEYGPIQVPEEAYIVFGDNRNNSKDSHVWGFVPKGNVEGKVLLRYWPLERWGSLK
- the cobS gene encoding adenosylcobinamide-GDP ribazoletransferase → MPSMRKLWIALTFLTRIPLPQPEQVTSEEFTQSQHYYPLVGLILGGALWLALTLLLPHYPPLVTAALLLTLELILTGGIHLDGLMDSMDGLLSARTPERMLEIMKDSHVGAFGAVSAMVYLLLKFSLLAGLLTLSSPLVPYLVLFMPILSRWIFLIGVHYFPYARAQGFGQGFHETSRQTRWLFLGEGLLLLFLTYWVLHWPGMTGFILAILFILLFTRKVSRLLGGLTGDLYGASIELSELLFLLGAFPLLYP
- a CDS encoding PLP-dependent aminotransferase family protein; this translates as MKYAKWMKNVGEGFIGEMLRAAQNPEMISFAGGLPALDLFPTQDLQAAFQKVFEEQGNAALQYAQTAGYPELRSWVASQHQRSQRPARTAEVIITTGSQQGLSLLAQTFLDPGDTVFLETPTYLGAIQAFEGFRADFQMIPCDEEGILPDELEKALAFATPKFLYLIPNYQNPSGRVMGLERRIELLKVSQKYGLLLVEDNPYGELRYEGEPIPHLAELGENVIYLGTFSKVLAPGLRIGYVLADEDIIRHLEQTKEGVDLHSNNLTQRAIYEYLQKDLLPDHILKLREVYNVRRKAMVESLQTYLGDRVEMKVPAGGLFLWAKLMGVNNSFDYVQDMIRQNVLYVPGAVFYADGRVSNEMRLNYSCSTPEIIEEGMMRLARGLNQ